ATGCTCACCTCTGCAGAGGGCCAGCTCAGGTCTCTGCAGGCAGATGCACCCTGTTTCACCGCACCACGTCTGCGCCCCAGGGAGGTCCCCATGCAGGAGCAGACCCCTTGTGCTAGCTGAGCTCTGTGTGTCAAGACGGACATGTTATGTGGATGCTGGCATTGGCCACGAGCTCGGTGTGAGTTTTGTCTGCCCTATTGGTAGTTTAATGCACTGCGTGTTCTGGttctccctccccagggagGGGAGGCTCTGCACGACTACACAGCAGCAACATTCAGAGGCACCCAAATAGCGGCGGGTGCTGGCGGCCCCACAGTGGCTGCGTGTTTCCAGCACCGCAGCTCCCCCTCCTCACCCAGCCCGTCCTGCTGCGGGGTGAACACGACTGTGCTCAGGAAGGGATGGCCCAGTCGGTGCCCGGCGTGCCCTGGGTCCTGCCCAGCCCTCTGCCACAGGAGCGATGCCTTCACGGGGACGCCGGTCCTGTGCTAGCGGGATGCTCTAACGCCTCGTCACGCTGGcgctggggcagctccccggctCCTGCAGTCACAACCTATTTTGTTTCAGTAATGTGAGGGGAGAAAAGATAGAGGGAACATGTCCTGGAGCCTACTGGGCatcctcctccgcctcctccgaGGCGTGCGGGTTCTTCCCATCGTTCTGGATCAACTTGACGATGTGCGTCAGGTCCAGGCTGCGGGTGAGGATGTCGAGCAGCACTTCGTCCTTTTGTACACCCTCCATGAACTCCTCCAGCGAGAGCTCACCTACGAAAGCATGGTCAGAAAAGGCTCATCGGGCCCTGCAGCCTTCAGCCTCCACCTGCAGCCTCTAAGCCAGCCCAGAGGAGCTACGGGTATGGGATGAATAATGAGGCCCTCCGTGAGTACCATACAGCCCAAACCCACTGCAGCTAAATTCTGCCCAGACCCCACACCGCCAGCCCAGAGGGGCAGTCGGCAGCGTGCCCCCAGGGCCGATGGTGATGTGGAAGGGGGGCGGGAGGTAAACCTTGGCAGAGAGCCTGATGTCCTGCTACCTGGGGACATCCAGCTTCCAGATCTGCTCTGGCAGACCAgactgcagggaaggaggaaggtgaGGGCAGTATTTGGCATTGCATAAGGAAGTTCCTCACCATCTCCGTTTATATCGATTTTATCAAACACCATGTTTGTGAATTCCTCAGCTGTCATTGTATCGTTGCACCGGTTGATAGCTCGGATGGCCTGCAGGGAAAGGAGGTCACACGGAACAAGTAATGAACATTGTCCATATTTATGTATCTATCGGTACAAGTGGCTAAGTGGTCTGCCATGAGAGGCCAAacttttttcagacttttatGTTCTGAAAGGAACAAATGATTCCTTTCTAAAAAAACCCTAGAGattaaaatcactttaaatTGCAGTCAATGCATTAAAAGATTAAGTGGGCACACTGGGATAAGCTAGGAGCTGTTCACCTCTGCAAATCCTTAGATTAAATTCGGATGCTTATCTCAGCCTGGGTTTCAGTGGATGCGGTGGAACAACCTGCCATCAGAAGGCAAGGGCTCGCTGCGTGCCGGCGCGTGCAGGTGCCgtggggaggtgtggggcagcGAGGCCGAGACAGGTCCGGCGAGGGCGGCCGGTCTGCTGGGGAACTGGCAGAAGACGAGCAGGAGGTTTGGCCAGTGCCTACTAATTTACCAGGGAGGTGTCTTTTGGGTTGGAATATTCTTTTTACAGCCTTTCTGTCTACGTGTGTCTAATAACCATCGTCtgtggaagaaagagaaaagctgagCCCACTCACTTTGATGATGTTCAGCAGTTCTCCCCGGTCAATGCAGCCGTTCCCGTCTACATCGTAGAGCTTGAAATACCATCGCAGCTTCTGATCCACCTTCCCTTTCAGAACCAAGCTCAGGGCTGCCACATACTCCATAAAATCTATGTATCCGTCCTGAGAGCAGAAGGTGAGAAGCTGGGTGAGATTCAGAGCTGGGCAGGGACGTTGCCTGTCACTTCTGGCAGTCCCCGCGGGGCAGCTTCAGCACGTGGCCACCCCTCAagggagcagcacagggagcacaGCAGAGGCACGGGGTGGGGGTCCCCTGCCAGCTAATACCAATTCCCACACGGAGAGGGCTCCGTTTTAACCCGTGCAGAGCCACTGTGTGCTGATAATGAACGAACACAACAAACTCAACTCGATGTGTGCTCCTGGCTTGGGGACTAACAACATGGAAAGTTCCCCTGTGCTAAAGGAATCTCCTTATGCAAAGCAGCGGTAATTCAGAGGTCAAAGAAGAATATGCTTACGCAGATGAGCCCTGATGGATTACCTAATGTTTCACACTTAAACACTTTTCTGCTGCAAAGGAGGCCTCGCTTGCAAACCTCCATGAGAGAAGCGAACCCAGGAAGCACCCAACACCTTGCTGACATCTTGGCACAGGAAGGCCCTACTCCTTCCCTGGGCCATTTGTGCATCTGGTCCACACTTGATC
The sequence above is a segment of the Anser cygnoides isolate HZ-2024a breed goose chromosome 25, Taihu_goose_T2T_genome, whole genome shotgun sequence genome. Coding sequences within it:
- the GUCA1A gene encoding guanylyl cyclase-activating protein 1; the protein is MGNMDGKAVEELSATECHQWYKKFMTECPSGQLTLYEFKQFFGLKNLSPSANKYVEQMFETFDFNKDGYIDFMEYVAALSLVLKGKVDQKLRWYFKLYDVDGNGCIDRGELLNIIKAIRAINRCNDTMTAEEFTNMVFDKIDINGDGELSLEEFMEGVQKDEVLLDILTRSLDLTHIVKLIQNDGKNPHASEEAEEDAQ